AATCGAGGAGCTTCCCTCCCGGCCCGGCGGGGGGGCAGCCTGGCTGCGGGGGGATCTCCAGAGCCACAGCCACCACAGCGACGCGCCGGGCTCCTTAGAGGACCTGGTGGCCGCCGCCCGGCGGCGAGGGCTGGATTTCCTGGCGGTGACGGAGCACAACACCGTCAGCCACTTCCCCTATCTGCGGGCCTGGAGCGGGCCGGATCTCCTGCTCATCCCGGGGGAGGAGGTGACCACGTATTACGGCCACATGAACGCCTGGGGCCTCTCCCGCTGGCTGGATTTCCGCTGCCGGACGGTGGAGGAGCTGCGGGCGGTCATCGACGCCGCCCACGCGATGGGCGCCCTGGTCTCCATTAACCATCCCAAGACCGACGGGCCGCCCTGGGAGTATCCTCTGGATCTCCCGGTGGACGCGGTAGAGGCCTGGCAGGGGCCCTGGCCCCTGCGCAACTGGGAATCCCTGGCCTTCTGGGACCGGCTGTTGCGGGCCGGGCGCCGGGTGACGGCGGTGGGCGGCAGCGATAAACACCAGGACCGACCCGGCGAGGGCACGCCCTTTTATCAGGTCGGCCACCCCACCACCTGGGTGTATGCGGCGGATCGGACGGTCCCGGCCATCCTGGAGGCCATCCGCTCCGGCCGGGTGGTGATCACCGCGGACGTGGACGCCCCGTGGCTGGAGCTCACGGCCGAGCGCGGGGATACGACCTGGATGGTGGGGGAGACTGTCCCACCCGGCGGCGCTGTCCGGGTGCGCTATCGGGTGTGGGAAGGGAAGGGCCTGCATCTGCGGCTGCTCTCCCGGGAAGGGGAGCTCCTCTTCCTCCCGGTGGATCGTTCCCCCTTCGAGGGGGTGCTGGAGCTCGACCTGGGCCGCCATCGCTACGTCCGGGCGGAGCTACGGGGCGTGCGGCATTTCGCGGAGGAGACCCCGGATGACCTGCCCATGGTCGCGATGACCAACCCCATCTGGGGAGGCCCGGGCCCGGAGGGGCCGTGAAGCGGCCTCGGAACGCGGACATCTTCCCACGGAGGCGTGCGGATGCAACCGGAAGCCTTCATCGTCCCCCACACCCACTGGGATCGGGAGTGGTATCGCCCCTTCCAGGCCTTTCGTTACCGTCTGGTGGACCTGGTCGAACAGGTCCTTCGGATGATCGAAGGGGATCCGGATTTCAGGGGGTTCCTGCTCGACGGCCAGTCGGTGATCCTGGAGGACGTCCTCACGGTGCGCCCGGATCTGGAGCCGCGGATCCGACAAGCGGTGGAGGCCGGCCGCCTCTGGATCGGCCCCTGGTATGTGCTCCCTGACGAGTTCCTGGTGAGCGGGGAGGCGCTCGTCCGCAACCTCCAGGTTGGGATTCGCATCGCCCGCCGCTTCGGCGGCGAGATGCCCATCGGCTACACGCCGGATCCCTTCGGCCATGTGGGACAGCTGCCCCAGATCCTGAAAGGGTTCGGGATCGAGGCCGCCGTGTTCCAGCGCGGCCTGGACGAGCAGCCCACGCTCCTCTGGTGGGAGGCCCCAGACGGCACCCGGATCTTCACGGTGTATCTCCGGGACGGCTACGGGAACGCCGCCTGGATCCCGGAGGACGCGGAGGCCCTGGCGGCCTACCTGAAGGCCCAGGCCCTCTCCCTGATGCCCCACACGCCGGTTCCCCTCCTCTTGCTCATGAACGGGACGGACCATCTCTTCCCCCATCCGCAGCTGACGGAGCGGCTCCGGGCGGCCCAGACGCATCTCCCGGATCTCCGCCTGCGCCTCGCTTCCCTGGCGGATTACATCGCCGCGGTGCGGACTGCTCTCGGCGAGCGGCTGTCGGATCTCCCCGTGGTTCACGGGGAGCTGCGCTCCAGCCGACGCCATCCGGTCCTGCCCGGCGTGCTCTCCACCCGCATCTGGATCAAGCAGCGCAACGCCGCCGTCCAGACCGTGCTGGAGCGCTACGCGGAGCCCCTGATGGCCTTCGCGCATCTTCTCTGCGGCCTGGATCGGCGGGCCTTCCTCTTCGAGGCCTGGCGGCTCCTCCTTCAGAACCACTTTCACGATTCGATCTGCGGGACGGGGGTGGATGCGGTTCACGAAGACATGCGGCCGCGCTTCGATCACGCTGAGCAGATCGCTGGCCTGGTGAGTCGGGAATCCCTGGAGCGGCTCCTGCGGCCGGAGGCGGCCGAGGCCCCACCCGGCTGGCTGGCCTCAGACCCAGCGTCAATGGAGCAGACGCTGCTGGTCTACTGCCCGATCCCGGGCCCCGTTCGAGGCCCCGTGGAGCTGACCCTCCCCGCCCTCCCGCCGGGCCTGACGTATTGCCTCCTGGATCCCGAAGGGCGTGAGCTCCCGCTCTTTCAGGTGGAGCGGGGGACGCCTGACGAGACGCGCTGGACTGTCAGCTCGACGGAGTGGCCGGGCTTCCTGAACCGCCTGCTCTGGGCCTACGTGGGCCCCTATGCGGCGAAGCGGGTGTGGGTGGATCTCGAGGGGCAGCGGATCTGGGCGGAGTGGGCGGACGCCTCCGCAGATATGGATCACGGGATGATCACCCGTGTCGTTCGCGTGGCCCGCCAGCTGGGGGAGCGACAACCGGCCATCACGGCCCCATGGACGGTCTCGGCGGCGATGGGAGGAGCCTCCCGTTGGGCCTTCGTCCTCCCCGAGGGCCGGGGGGTCGGCCTCCAGGCCTACCGGCTGCAGATCCGCCCCGGGACACCCCGCCTGGTCACCCGACGTCCCCGGGCGGAGCCGGAGATCGCCAACGAGTTCTTCCGCCTCACAGCGGATCCCTCAGATGGGACCCTGCAGCTGGAGGATCTCCGGACGGGCCGGCGGTGGCGCGGCCTGAACCGCTTCGAAGATGAAGGGGATGCCGGGGATGTCTACAACCATGAGCTGCCGGCAGAGGATCGGCGGGTGGACCGCCCGGCGGCGCCGCCCCGGGTGGAGGCCTGGGAGGAGGAGCCGTTCGGTCAGTGCCTGGAGGTCGATTTGCCATATGAGATCCCGGCCGGGCTGCGGCCGGACCGCCGGGGACGCTCCGCGGAGATGATCCCGCTGTCGATCGCCGTGCGGGCATGGCTGCGACCGGGAGTTCCCCGGGTCGATATGGAGGTCGTGGTGGACAATCGGGCGGCCGATCACCGCCTGCGTGTGGTCTTCCCCACCGGCATCCGGTCCGAGACCTGGGTGACGGAGGGGGCGTTTGACCTCGTGGTTCGCCCGGTGGGCCTCCGCGTCCGGGCCGATGACTCCTGGGTGGAGCAGCCGGCCCCTACCGCCCCCCAGCAGGGCTTCGCGTTCGTGGAGGACGCCACCGGCGGGCTCCTGGTGGCGAACCAGGGGCTCCCGGAGATCGAGGCCCGGACGGACGCGGAGGGACAGGTGGAGCTGGTCCTCACCCTGTTGCGGTGCGTGGGCTGGCTGTCGCGGGGGGATCTGCGATCCCGGCGGGGGCATGCGGGGCCGCCGCTGCCCACGCCCGCTGCGCAGATGATCGGGCGCTGGGCCTTCCGCTACAGCCTGATCCCCTACACCGACCGTTGGGAGGCGATCCGGGAGGCCCAGCGCTTTCAGGCGCCGCCCCTCGCCAGGGCGGGCCCGGGCCGTCTGTCGGAGCGACCGTTCCTGGAGGTAGAGCCGGCCGCCTTTGTCCTGACCGCTGTGAAGGCCCCTGAGGAGGGGGAGGGCCTCATCGTGCGAGGGTATAACGCCGCCGAGGAGGTCGTCCAGGTCCGGCTTACCTTCTGGCAGCCGGTTCAGGCGGCCTGGCGGGCGGACCTCATGGAGCGTCTCCAGGAGCCCCTTCGCCCGGAGAGGTCCTCTCTGACCTTCCGGGCCCGCCCCAAGGAGATCGTCACCGTGCGGGTGGTCCTCGCCCCGCTCCTCCGGCATTCGGAAGGATAAAGCCAGAAGCCGGTCCCAGGCGGATGCGGTGCGCCGGGGAGGAAGGCCTGAGGAGGTCTCCTCCCCTTTTTATCGCCACGCCTCCGGGAGGGATGCCGGAGAGTCCCGACGCCTTCATCCTTCCTCCGGGGGATCTTCGCAGGATCTTCACAGGACCCGGGCAGAATCCAGGGTGGAAGTGAGATCCACAGGCGGGAGGAAGCCGATGAAGCGTTGGAAAATCGTGGGGGCGCTGGTGTTGCTGGTGCTTCTGATCGGGATGGTGGGGGTTGGAATCGGCATCGCACGGATGGCGATGGGATGGACCCTTCCCACCTTCGACGGGGCCGGGCCGGTCCCCTCGGCTCCGGGGCCGGGCCGATGGCCCGGCGGGAGGACGGGTCCGTGGAGTGGGATGGGGTGGGGGGCGATCCCGGGGACGCCTCTCTCCGATGAGGAGGCGGTGCGCATCGCCCGCGATGTCATCGCCGCCTATGGGAACCCAGACCTGGAGCTGGCTGAGGTCATGGCCTTCGATAACCACTTCTACGCCCAGGCGCGGGAGCGCTCCACCGGCCGCTACGCCTTCGAGTTTCTCATCGATCGGTTCACCGGGGCCGCCCATCCGGAGCCGGGGCCCAACATGATGTGGAACGCCCGCTACGGGATGATGAGGAACCACGGCATGATGGGGAGCGGGTGGGGCGTCTCCGGGGAGATGCGCCTCTCGCCGGAGGAGGCGCGGCGGATCGCCCAGGCTTACCTGGATTCGGCGATGCCGGGGGCCACGGTAGATGAGGAGGCCGATCCCTTCTACGGCTACTACACGCTGCACATCCTGCGGGACGGCCGGATCGTTGGGATGCTCAGCGTGCACGGCAGCACTGGCCAGGTGTGGGTGCATACCTGGCATGGGAGCTTCCTGCGGATGGTCTACGGCCATGAGGGGGAGCACGGATCCTTCGGGGGCGATGGCGCGGCCCTCGCGTTCCTGTCCATAATTTCCCTGTGAAGGAGGAAAACCATGAGCCGCAACTGGATTGGCCTGCTGATCGGAGCGCTGGTGTTGCTGGTCCTGCTGGTCGGCGCCCTGGGCCTGCTGGCCGGCCCGGCGTGGGGCTGGGGGTGCCCGGGTTGCCCGATGATGGGGCGCTGGGGCTGGGGCGGCATGGGCTGGGGCTTCGGGCTGTGGATGATGCTGCTGGGCCTGCTGCTCCCCTTGCTGTTCCTCGGCCTGATCATCGCCGCGGTGGTCTGGGGGATCCAGCAGGTGACCCGGGCCGGCGGCCTGCCCCCCGCTGCGCCTCCGGCGGCTCGCTGTCCGCAGTGCGGCCGCCCCGTCCAGGCGGACTGGGCCCACTGCCCCTACTGTGGGGCTTCGTTGACCGGCGGGTCGGCACGGCAGGGTTGAAGGCTCACGGAGTCAGGCAGAGCAGAGGGTCGGCATGCGGACGGTGCTGGTGGTGGAGGACGAGCCCCGGATGCGCCAGGTGATCCGGGCCTACCTGGAGCAGGCGGGGTTCCGCGTGATCGCGGTGGGGGACGGCCCCAGCGCGTTGCATGCCTTCCGGCGGGAGCGGCCCGACCTCATCGTCCTGGACCTGATGCTGCCGGGCATGGATGGCTTCGACGTCTGTCGCGCCATCCGGCGGGAGTCCGGGGTGCCCATCCTCATCCTGACGGCGCGGGTGGAGGAAGAGGATCGGGTGGTGGGCCTGGAGCTGGGGGCGGACGATTACATCACCAAGCCCTTCAGCCCGCGCGAGCTGGTGGCGCGGGTTCGCGCGGTCCTGCGGCGGGCACAGGGGGAGATCTCCCCGCCCGCCGTCCTCCGGGTGGGGGATCTGGTCATTGACCTGGAGCGCCGGGAGGTGCGGGTGGGCGACCGGGAGGTCCGTCTGACGCCCACGGAGTTCGAGCTGCTGACGGCCATGGCGCGCCATCCGGGCCGTGTCTTCACCCGACTGCAGCTGCTGGAGCGGATCCAGGGCGCAGCCTACGAAGGATATGAACGGACCATCGACGCGCACATCAAGAACCTGCGCCAGAAGATCGAGCCGGATCCCCGCAACCCGCAGTATATCCTCACCGTCTATGGGGTCGGCTACAAGCTTCGGGAGGAGTGAGCGGGGGGATCCGGATGCGGAGCCTGTGGGCGAAGCTGACCCTGGCCTTCATCGGCGTGGTCGTCCTGAGCCTGCTGACCACGGCCCTCCTGATCGCCCTGGCCACCGCAGGGGAGTTCCGGGTCTATGTGGCCCGGGGGAACCGGCGCTGGGCGGAAGGGCTGGCCCCGCTCTTCGCTGCATATTACGCCCGGGTTGGGAGCTGGGAGGGCGTGGAGGCCGTGCTTGAGGACATGCCGATGCCCATGCCCGGCATGGGGCCCATGCATCCGCCCATGGGGATGATGGGGATGAACCGGGCGATGTGGCGGATGATGGGCCACCGCCTGATCCTGACCGACGAGGCGGGGCGGGTCCGGCTGGATTCCGAGGGGAGCGCAGTGGGGACCCTCCTCCCGGCGGCGCGAGAGCAGGGGGTCCCGATCCGCGTGGCGGGGCGGACGGTGGGGTGGCTGCTCATCGGCGAGGTGGAGAGCCCCACCGGGCCCTCGGCGGAGTTCTTGGCTCAGGTGCGGCGGGCCATCGCCCTCAGCACGCTGCTCGGGATCGCGCTGGCCCTGGGGGCGGGCTCCTGGGTGTTCTTCCGGCTGATGCGTCCGCTCCAGGCCCTCCAGCAGGCGTCCCGGCGGATCGCGAGGGGGGATCTCGGCGCGCGCATCCCGGCGCGGGAGGCTGGGGAGCTGGGGGAGGTGGCTCGGGCGTTCAATCAGATGGCGGAGGCGCTGGCCCGGGCGGAGCAGCAGCGGCGTCAGATGCTGGCGGACATCGCCCACGAGCTCCGCACCCCCCTGGGGATCCTGCAGGGGCAGCTGGAGGCGCTGCTGGATGGCGTCCTTCCCCTGGTGCCGGAACAGATCGTCCAGGTCCACGACGAGGTGCGGCACCTGGCCCGGCTGGTGGAGGACCTGCGGCTCCTCGCCCTGGCGGAGGCCGGTCAGCTGCGGCTGGAGCGGAGGCCTGTGGACCTGCGATCCCTAATCGAGGAGGCCGCCGACCGCATCGCCTTGCAGGCGGCGGAGAAGGGGATCCGGCTGGAGGTGCATCTTCCGGAAGGGCTGCCGCCGGCGTGGGGGGATCCGGGGCGTCTGCGGCAGGTGCTAATGAACCTGCTCACCAATGCCCTCCGCTACACGCCTGCCGGCGGCCGGATCACCATCGAGGCCCAGCCCCTCGGGGATCAAGTGCAGGTGAGCGTCCGCGACACCGGGGTGGGGATCGCCCCGGAGGATCTGCCCTATGTCTTCGATCGGTTCTACCGGGCGGAGAAATCCCGGGCCCGGGCGGACGGGGGGTCGGGGCTGGGGCTGGCCATCGCCCGCCACCTGATCGAGGCCCATGGAGGCCGTATTGGGGTCGAGAGCCAGCCCGGCCAGGGCTCCCATTTCTTCTTCACCCTCCCCATTGTCTCCCGCCCATAAAGTGGCCGCGCCCCGCATCCTTACGGATGTGCTATAATGGAAAAAGCGAGAGGCCCCCGTAGCTCAACTGGATAGAGCAAGGGCGTCCTAAGTCCTGCGTTGCGGGTTCGAATCCCGCCGGGGGCACTTGAGAAGAAGCCGGGCGGAACGCCCGGCTTTGTGTTCCGGTGTGTTCGCGGGGAGCGAATCCATGGATGTGGGGAAAGCGCGGATGGGGACCCGGCCGATCATCTCCTTCCGGCAGGTGAACAAATGGTTCGGGAATCTGCACGTTCTGCGGGACATCACGCTGGACATCTATGAAGGGGAAGTGGTGGTGATCTTCGGCCCCAGCGGGGGCGGGAAGAGCACCCTGATCCGCACCATCAACCGGCTGGAGCCCATCGACTCCGGTGAGCTGTGGGTGGACGGCATCCCGGTTCACGATCCCCGCATCAACGTCAACCGCCTCCGTCAGGAGATCGGGATGGTCTTCCAGCAGTTCAATCTCTTCCCCCATCTGACGGTGCTGGAGAACATCATCCTCGGTCCGGTGCATGTGAAGAAGATCCCCCGGGCGGAGGCGGAGCGGCTGGCCATGCAGCTCCTGGAGCGGGTGGGGATCCCCGAGAAGGCCCACGCTTACCCGGCCCAGCTGTCGGGCGGACAGCAGCAGCGGGTGGCCATCGCCCGAGGCCTGGCTATGCGGCCGAAGATCATGCTCTTCGATGAGCCGACCAGCGCCCTGGATCCCGAGATGATCAAGGAGGTGCTGGACGTGATGGAGGATCTGGCCCGGGAGGGGATGACCATGGTGGTGGTCACCCACGAGATGGGCTTCGCCCGACACGTGGCGGACCGCATGGTCTTCCTGGAAGGGGGCCGAATCGTAGAGATCGGGACCCCTGATGAGATCTTCGAGAACCCCCGGCACGAGCGCACCCGGGTCTTCCTGAGCCAGGTCCTGCGTCATTAGCGAGCAAGGCTTTCCGTTGCGGCCTCACCCCCGCGGCGGGAGGCCATTTTTAATCTCAGGAGGTGGACGATGGCGCTCAGACTATCTCGAATGGCCTTGCTCGGGTTGGCCCTCGCCCTGGTCCTGGCAGCCTGTCAGGCGCCCGGGGCCACGCCGGCCCCTCAAAAGGGCCGCGCCCCTCTCGCCCCCGAAGGAACCCTCCTGCGCAAGATCCAGGATCGCGGCAAGCTGATCTGCGGCACGAAGTATGACATCCCCACCTTCGGTTACCTCAACCCTAAGACCAACCAGGTGGAAGGCTTCGATGTGGAGATCTGCCGTGCCGTCGCCGAGTACATCTTCGGCGATCCCAACGCGGTGGAGATTAAGGAGGCCATTTCCAAGAACCGCATCCCCTTCCTCAAAGAGGGCGTGGTGGACATCGTGGCTTCGACGATGACCATCAACGAGGAGCGCCTGAAGGAGATCGATTTCTCCGTCGTCTATTACGTCGCCGGCCAGTCCCTCCTGGTCCCCAAGAACAGCCCCATCAACGGCCTGGATGACCTCAAAGGCAAGCGGGTGGGCACCGTGAAGGGTTCCACCTCGGAGAAGAACATCCGGGCCATCTCGGATCAGAAGGGGCTGAACATCGAGGTGGTGCTCTTCGACACCTACTCGGAGGCGGTGGCGGCCATGGACGCCGGCCGCGTGGACGCGGTGACCACCGATGACATCATCCTCTACGGCTTCGTGCGCCAGGAGCCGGATAAGTGGAAGGTGGTCGGAGGGCGCTTCACGGTGGAGCCCTATGGCGTGGGGGTGAAGAAGGGCGAGGAGGAGCTCCTGGAGGTGGTGAACACAGTGATCCGGGAGCTTAAGTCTTCCGGCCGCTGGAAGGAGATCTACAAGAAGTGGATCCCCAGTGACACGGTGCCGGAGCCCCCGCCGGATGATTGGCGGGCGGTGAGCCAGCCGTGATCCCCCCCGATGCGAAGATCCGCCGGCGGGGCGCTCAC
Above is a genomic segment from Thermoflexus hugenholtzii JAD2 containing:
- a CDS encoding CehA/McbA family metallohydrolase, whose protein sequence is MRTLLRWEGRFTPADKAASDYVLLPFEVPPGIARLEVRYTFEGQGQPESPNAIDLGLFDPRGADFLRGEGFRGWSGSARTEAVLTPWAATPGYLPGPLLPGRWHVILGLYRIAPQGCACAVTVLASEEEGPLPHPPPPEGGIEELPSRPGGGAAWLRGDLQSHSHHSDAPGSLEDLVAAARRRGLDFLAVTEHNTVSHFPYLRAWSGPDLLLIPGEEVTTYYGHMNAWGLSRWLDFRCRTVEELRAVIDAAHAMGALVSINHPKTDGPPWEYPLDLPVDAVEAWQGPWPLRNWESLAFWDRLLRAGRRVTAVGGSDKHQDRPGEGTPFYQVGHPTTWVYAADRTVPAILEAIRSGRVVITADVDAPWLELTAERGDTTWMVGETVPPGGAVRVRYRVWEGKGLHLRLLSREGELLFLPVDRSPFEGVLELDLGRHRYVRAELRGVRHFAEETPDDLPMVAMTNPIWGGPGPEGP
- a CDS encoding alpha-mannosidase gives rise to the protein MQPEAFIVPHTHWDREWYRPFQAFRYRLVDLVEQVLRMIEGDPDFRGFLLDGQSVILEDVLTVRPDLEPRIRQAVEAGRLWIGPWYVLPDEFLVSGEALVRNLQVGIRIARRFGGEMPIGYTPDPFGHVGQLPQILKGFGIEAAVFQRGLDEQPTLLWWEAPDGTRIFTVYLRDGYGNAAWIPEDAEALAAYLKAQALSLMPHTPVPLLLLMNGTDHLFPHPQLTERLRAAQTHLPDLRLRLASLADYIAAVRTALGERLSDLPVVHGELRSSRRHPVLPGVLSTRIWIKQRNAAVQTVLERYAEPLMAFAHLLCGLDRRAFLFEAWRLLLQNHFHDSICGTGVDAVHEDMRPRFDHAEQIAGLVSRESLERLLRPEAAEAPPGWLASDPASMEQTLLVYCPIPGPVRGPVELTLPALPPGLTYCLLDPEGRELPLFQVERGTPDETRWTVSSTEWPGFLNRLLWAYVGPYAAKRVWVDLEGQRIWAEWADASADMDHGMITRVVRVARQLGERQPAITAPWTVSAAMGGASRWAFVLPEGRGVGLQAYRLQIRPGTPRLVTRRPRAEPEIANEFFRLTADPSDGTLQLEDLRTGRRWRGLNRFEDEGDAGDVYNHELPAEDRRVDRPAAPPRVEAWEEEPFGQCLEVDLPYEIPAGLRPDRRGRSAEMIPLSIAVRAWLRPGVPRVDMEVVVDNRAADHRLRVVFPTGIRSETWVTEGAFDLVVRPVGLRVRADDSWVEQPAPTAPQQGFAFVEDATGGLLVANQGLPEIEARTDAEGQVELVLTLLRCVGWLSRGDLRSRRGHAGPPLPTPAAQMIGRWAFRYSLIPYTDRWEAIREAQRFQAPPLARAGPGRLSERPFLEVEPAAFVLTAVKAPEEGEGLIVRGYNAAEEVVQVRLTFWQPVQAAWRADLMERLQEPLRPERSSLTFRARPKEIVTVRVVLAPLLRHSEG
- a CDS encoding zinc ribbon domain-containing protein — encoded protein: MSRNWIGLLIGALVLLVLLVGALGLLAGPAWGWGCPGCPMMGRWGWGGMGWGFGLWMMLLGLLLPLLFLGLIIAAVVWGIQQVTRAGGLPPAAPPAARCPQCGRPVQADWAHCPYCGASLTGGSARQG
- a CDS encoding response regulator transcription factor; the encoded protein is MRTVLVVEDEPRMRQVIRAYLEQAGFRVIAVGDGPSALHAFRRERPDLIVLDLMLPGMDGFDVCRAIRRESGVPILILTARVEEEDRVVGLELGADDYITKPFSPRELVARVRAVLRRAQGEISPPAVLRVGDLVIDLERREVRVGDREVRLTPTEFELLTAMARHPGRVFTRLQLLERIQGAAYEGYERTIDAHIKNLRQKIEPDPRNPQYILTVYGVGYKLREE
- a CDS encoding sensor histidine kinase, which codes for MRSLWAKLTLAFIGVVVLSLLTTALLIALATAGEFRVYVARGNRRWAEGLAPLFAAYYARVGSWEGVEAVLEDMPMPMPGMGPMHPPMGMMGMNRAMWRMMGHRLILTDEAGRVRLDSEGSAVGTLLPAAREQGVPIRVAGRTVGWLLIGEVESPTGPSAEFLAQVRRAIALSTLLGIALALGAGSWVFFRLMRPLQALQQASRRIARGDLGARIPAREAGELGEVARAFNQMAEALARAEQQRRQMLADIAHELRTPLGILQGQLEALLDGVLPLVPEQIVQVHDEVRHLARLVEDLRLLALAEAGQLRLERRPVDLRSLIEEAADRIALQAAEKGIRLEVHLPEGLPPAWGDPGRLRQVLMNLLTNALRYTPAGGRITIEAQPLGDQVQVSVRDTGVGIAPEDLPYVFDRFYRAEKSRARADGGSGLGLAIARHLIEAHGGRIGVESQPGQGSHFFFTLPIVSRP
- a CDS encoding amino acid ABC transporter ATP-binding protein, with amino-acid sequence MISFRQVNKWFGNLHVLRDITLDIYEGEVVVIFGPSGGGKSTLIRTINRLEPIDSGELWVDGIPVHDPRINVNRLRQEIGMVFQQFNLFPHLTVLENIILGPVHVKKIPRAEAERLAMQLLERVGIPEKAHAYPAQLSGGQQQRVAIARGLAMRPKIMLFDEPTSALDPEMIKEVLDVMEDLAREGMTMVVVTHEMGFARHVADRMVFLEGGRIVEIGTPDEIFENPRHERTRVFLSQVLRH
- a CDS encoding transporter substrate-binding domain-containing protein — its product is MALRLSRMALLGLALALVLAACQAPGATPAPQKGRAPLAPEGTLLRKIQDRGKLICGTKYDIPTFGYLNPKTNQVEGFDVEICRAVAEYIFGDPNAVEIKEAISKNRIPFLKEGVVDIVASTMTINEERLKEIDFSVVYYVAGQSLLVPKNSPINGLDDLKGKRVGTVKGSTSEKNIRAISDQKGLNIEVVLFDTYSEAVAAMDAGRVDAVTTDDIILYGFVRQEPDKWKVVGGRFTVEPYGVGVKKGEEELLEVVNTVIRELKSSGRWKEIYKKWIPSDTVPEPPPDDWRAVSQP